The Vibrio alginolyticus NBRC 15630 = ATCC 17749 genomic sequence CCTTGCGACTTGGATTGTGACTAGCCCTTCTGGTACTGCTGCCTTTAACGAAGAGTTAGGAAAAATGACGCTGTACAGTTACCCAATGATTGCCATCCCAAGTATGTTGATGATGTTCGGTATTTTTTATTACATTTGGCGTCAAGTACGTGCGATGACATCGCTCGAAACAGAGCAAATCTTCCATCTAAAATAGCCCAATCATTACAAGTAAACCCATAAAAAAGGGAGGATTTTATCCTCCCTTTTCTCAACAGGCTCACTGTAATTCACAGCGTCAAAATGATTTTTCCTGACACTGCTGACGAGCGTCGCTCAACCATTTCAATCGCTGTTTGAAAGTCCTCTAACGGCAGATCATATGCAACGTTTAACTTTATGTCGCTGCTAATAAAGTGTTCTAACATTTCAGCGAACACCGTCTTTCTCCCGCCTTTACCTACCGATTCTTCCCAATACCGCAAAAAGAATGTACTAAAGTCGATGTTGTTGGCCTTCATCGATTCAAAAAACTCAGGCGTATAAGGCGTTAACGACAATGTTCCGTAGTTGATGTATTGGCCATTTTCTTTCAAGGTACGAATGAGATCCGTGCCAGCCTCACCACCTATCGCGTCCAGAGCGACCGTTGGTTGTGGCAGTTGGCGCGTTTGCAGCTGCGCTTGTAAGTCTTTCTTCGCGTCCAACACTGGAATAGTATCGTACGGATACTCGTCTGGCTTTGAGGTCACAGCAATCAGTGTAAAACCCAGTGAATGGGCGAGCTGGGCAAATATCTTACCGATCGCTGACCCTGCTGCATTGATGATCACCACATAGTCTTTGTTCAACTTAGCTACTTTAGTGGTGATCACCCACGCGGTTAACGCGTTGATGTACAACTGACAGGCATAGCCGTTCTCCAAACTCTCAGGTAGCGGAAAAAGATTCTCAGGCGAGGCATCTATGTAGTATTGCCAAGTACCACTCATCGCCACCAACACCTTTTGCCCAACTTGAAGGTCAGTTTGACCAACTGCACTGACTTCCACCACACGCCCAACCGCTTCAAATCCCGGCACGCGAGGTGGTATGTGAACGCGGCGGTATTGCCCAACACCATGAATGGAAAGCAAGTCACTTGGGTTAATATTGGTGGCTTCCAGTCGCACCCGAACCTTGCCCTGAGCAAGCGGTTTGAGGGGCTCTTTTTCCAACGACAGCGACGTTTGGGGCTGACCAAAACAGAATTGATTCACTCGAGTATTTATCGTTGGTGCCATTGTTATTCATACCATGTAATTGAAATTCAAAAAGGAAGTTTCGCGACTTCTACTCAAAAGCATTAAGTGAAGTCGAAGCTCTGTATTTCTACCTGCGCGATGCGCCGTTCACTCTAAACTGTTGTGGCGTCATATCAAAATAGGCTTTAAATGCTTTGATGTAGGATGAGTCATTTTGATAACCCACTAGGTCTGCAATGGCTTGGATTGGCAACGATTCATCTAACAAAGAAAGCGAGTAAATTAGCCGAATTTGTTGCCGCCAAAGCAGAAATGAAGTGTTGAATTCCTTGGCGAACAGCCGTGATAAAGTACGCTCAGACGCCCCAATTTTCTCCCCCCACTCTTTTAGCGAACAGCTCAACGCGGGCTCGTCAGTCAATTGCTCGAAAATCAGTTTTAGTCGTCTGTCTTGTGGCAGCAATAACTGAAATGTCTGCACGTTGCTTTTCAAAATTTGATCATGCAACACCGCCAGCAAATGCAGCACTTCTTCGTGGCTTGTCTCACCTTCACACTGTCTGCGGATCTCTTGTAAAAGCTCATTTAAAAACGGCGTTAAAGCAATGGTTCTCACTTGTGGCTCGTACGTTGCGCCAAACTCAGGGTTGAGGTAAATGCCAACAAATATCGTATTGCTTAGAGCAATCGACTCGTGTTGAACACCCGCAGGAACAAATAACGCAGAGGTGTGCGGAACCAAATGCTGATAATGCTCAGTTTGTGTTTGCAATAACCCTTTGATAGGAAAGATGATTTGATGCCAAGTGTGTTGATGCAGCGCATCAATGTAACCTTTTGGCATGTCGATGGTTTTCACTAAAACAGGAGAATGGGGATTCGCGGCCATCATCTCATTGGAGGTGACGACGCCTGACTTCGAATCAATTTGGCGAGCTAGCATTGTTAGTTGTCTTTTCATCCCTACACCGACACAAGTTTACTAGGCTATCATGCTCCGCATCGCGAATGAAGGTAAACACTTTATCTCTCATTCAAATAATAAGGAGGTTACATGAAGAAAATCGGCGTCGTAAAAGCTGTGCTAGCAGGGAAAACCGTCCCTTATGCTCATGGTGCGCAAAGCGCAATCAACAAACAAGTGCTGCCTGAGCGCCAGCATGCAACAGAGCTCGGTTTTATCAGTGATGAGCAAGGTGATCCGCGCTTTCATGGTGGCATTCAAAAAGCGCTTCATATTTACCCAAGCGAGCACTACCCAATCTGGCAACAAGAATTAGGCAAAAGACCAATTTTCCAATCCGCCGGCGGCTTTGGCGAAAACATCAGCTCCGAAGGCGTCACCGAATCCACGATTTGCTTGAAAGATAAAATTCGCATCGGCTCAACACTACTGGAAGTGTCGCAAGGTCGCATGCCTTGTTGGAAACTTAACGTACGTTTTGACCAACACGACATGGCGAGAAGACTGCAAGATACGCTTCGAACAGGCTGGTATTTCCGAGTGTTGGAAGAAGGCGATATCGGTGCAGGTGACGAGATTATTCTGTGCGAAAGACCTTATCCAGAATGGCCACTGGCTCGCATCATGGGCGCGGTTTTCACTGGCTGTTTAGATAGAAAAGAACTCACTCAGCTGTCTGAGCTGCCGTTAGTCGAGTCTTGGGGCAAGTTGGTCGAGCGCCGCCTAGAAACTGGCGAAGTTGAAGATTGGGAAATGCGCTTGGTTGGCCCAACTGTGGGTTAACACCCCAAAGTAAAATTTAAGCCACGCTCTGAACCGACTATGCCGTCAGAGCGTGTTTTTTTGGTTTACTTCGCACTCGGGGCTGGGCGTTTCGACTTCCTTGAAACTGCTTAATGCTCTTCTTAGCATGAGTTCGACGGTTGGCTTTTTTATCGCGTGGCGCGCGTTTGCTCTCGCCAGTTGATGGCTTATCCGTTACTGGAAAACCTGCCAGATCTTGCACTGGTAATGCACGTTGAGTCAGGTGACGAATCGCGCTTAGTGCGTCCATTTCACCATGACAAACCAATGACACCGCCACACCTTGTTCGCCTGCGCGAGCGGTGCGCCCTACTCGGTGAACATAGGTTTCTGCATGCATTGGCAGTTCAAAGTTGATCACTACAGGCAATTGCTCAATGTGAATGCCGCGCGCTAGTAGATCGGTGGCAATCAACACCTGAATTTGCCCAGATTTAAACTGCGCCAGTGCTTCTTCTCGCTCATCTTGACTCTTATTGCCATGCAACGCATTGGTTGAGATGCCCGCTTTATTCAGCTTCTTCGCTAAGCCATCGGCGTTCTCTTTCGCACCAATAAAGACTAATGCCTTAGTCCACGCGTTTTTTTGAATCAGTTCAATCAATGCCTTGGTTTTACTGCCTTTGTTGACGAGGTACAGCGTTTCAGCAATATCTTGGTTGGTGCTGTTTTCTTGATGCGCTGCAACTTGCTTTGGTGCCTGCATAAGCAGCTTCGCTTTACCCTTCAACTCATCTGAAAACGTTGCCGAGAACATTGCGGTTTGACGCTGGTTTGAAATAAGCCCCGCAATATTTTGTACGTCAGGCCAAAAGCCCATATCCAACAGACGATCCGCTTCATCCAACACTAGGTAATGGATATTGCTTAAGTCTAAACCGTTGTTTGCTAGGTCAACCAAACGACCAGTCGTCGCGACAAGGATATGAGGATTTGTCGCTAGCGCCTGCTGTTGTTGCTCTTTATCAACGCCGCCACACAAACACACTGCGTTGAGTTCAAGAACTTGACCAACTTGGTTAATTGCTTCACTCACTTGCATTGCCAGCTCACGAGTTGGCACAAGAATCAGCGCTTTTTGCTCTGGATTGACACCCAGCTTTTCCAACAAAGGCAAACCATAAGCAAGGGTTTTGCCGCTGCCTGTATTTGCCAAAGCCAATAGATCTTGACCAGCCAACAGCTCAGGAATGGCCAACGCTTGAATATCGGTCGGTTTCTTGAAGTCTTTTGGCAGTGCGTGAATCAGCTCAGAACTCAATGAGAGAGTAGAAAATGGCATTAACGAAAACCTTGTACTTTGGGTTGAAGAAGCAATAAAAATAATGAAGATGCGGTAAAACGCAGGCGCGGACTTTACCACAATCTGCTAGGTGAACCATCCTATTTTAGGTGCTTAAACCAAGCGTCGCCTACGCAAATCGTCAGAAAACTAAAAAGCGCAAAAAAGCCGTTAGTCTGTACTGCCACAGAGCTAACGGCTAAAAACCCTTGAAGAGAACGCTTCATCAGCCTTTCACTGCGGCTGAAAAGAAATGTGCAGTTTATTAAAGCACAGCTTTACGATTCGGTAAGAACACTTCACCCAACATGCAACGAACCGAACCACCACCAATAGATTCTATGGTAGAAACGTCGAATGGCAGCAATTTACCGTGCGTTGCCAATTGGTTTCTTTGTGCTGGTGAGAATGCATCGTACGCCGATTGCGACATCGCAATCACCTTGTCGCCGTTGATCGTTTCTAGTTGCAGAATGTTACCGCAGAACTGGTTCATCTGATCAAGCGAAATTGAGATGACTTGCTTGTCTTTGGCGAGTGACTTCATTACAAAACGACGCTCAAATTCTGGGATCACTTCGTCACAAATCACGCAAAACTGTTCGCCAACCGCCATCATCACATTGGTGTGATAAATCGGCGCACCAGACGGCAAACGAGTTTGGAAAGAAATCACTCGTTCATAGCCAATACGATCGGCGTAATCTTCTAAAACCAGACGATCACAACGTTGTGAGAGTGCGGCGTAGACCGTTTTATTTAGGTGGTCAAACACCATCACACCCGTGCTTTCTAAATACGCTTGCTCGTCAAGATATTCAGTTAGACTGCTGCGTCGATGAACTTCTCGCCCTGCTTGCGCTAGTGCTGCCACAAGTGCATCGGGACGTACTTCTTTTTGACGGTTTTCACAGGCCATTGGAAAGGTGTACAACGTGCCATCTGGCGTAGTGCTAAACCAATTGTTTGGAAATACCGCGTCTGGCGTTGCAACATCTGAAGTTGGATAATCAAATTCAACAACTTGAACGCCCTCTTGACGCAGCGTTGCAACCATACTCGCGAACTCGGCCATTACTCGACGTGAGACTTCTTCTTGGCTGAGTGACACTTTATGTTGGAACTCATTATCTTGTGCGGTTTCTTCATTAAAACGAAACTCTTTCGGTGGCACCATCACTACGCAGTTCGCGG encodes the following:
- a CDS encoding zinc-dependent alcohol dehydrogenase family protein, which encodes MAPTINTRVNQFCFGQPQTSLSLEKEPLKPLAQGKVRVRLEATNINPSDLLSIHGVGQYRRVHIPPRVPGFEAVGRVVEVSAVGQTDLQVGQKVLVAMSGTWQYYIDASPENLFPLPESLENGYACQLYINALTAWVITTKVAKLNKDYVVIINAAGSAIGKIFAQLAHSLGFTLIAVTSKPDEYPYDTIPVLDAKKDLQAQLQTRQLPQPTVALDAIGGEAGTDLIRTLKENGQYINYGTLSLTPYTPEFFESMKANNIDFSTFFLRYWEESVGKGGRKTVFAEMLEHFISSDIKLNVAYDLPLEDFQTAIEMVERRSSAVSGKIILTL
- a CDS encoding AraC family transcriptional regulator, which translates into the protein MLARQIDSKSGVVTSNEMMAANPHSPVLVKTIDMPKGYIDALHQHTWHQIIFPIKGLLQTQTEHYQHLVPHTSALFVPAGVQHESIALSNTIFVGIYLNPEFGATYEPQVRTIALTPFLNELLQEIRRQCEGETSHEEVLHLLAVLHDQILKSNVQTFQLLLPQDRRLKLIFEQLTDEPALSCSLKEWGEKIGASERTLSRLFAKEFNTSFLLWRQQIRLIYSLSLLDESLPIQAIADLVGYQNDSSYIKAFKAYFDMTPQQFRVNGASRR
- a CDS encoding MOSC domain-containing protein, with protein sequence MKKIGVVKAVLAGKTVPYAHGAQSAINKQVLPERQHATELGFISDEQGDPRFHGGIQKALHIYPSEHYPIWQQELGKRPIFQSAGGFGENISSEGVTESTICLKDKIRIGSTLLEVSQGRMPCWKLNVRFDQHDMARRLQDTLRTGWYFRVLEEGDIGAGDEIILCERPYPEWPLARIMGAVFTGCLDRKELTQLSELPLVESWGKLVERRLETGEVEDWEMRLVGPTVG
- a CDS encoding arginine deiminase-related protein — its product is MLLHESVTQFANGKEESTQSAQRQTANCVVMVPPKEFRFNEETAQDNEFQHKVSLSQEEVSRRVMAEFASMVATLRQEGVQVVEFDYPTSDVATPDAVFPNNWFSTTPDGTLYTFPMACENRQKEVRPDALVAALAQAGREVHRRSSLTEYLDEQAYLESTGVMVFDHLNKTVYAALSQRCDRLVLEDYADRIGYERVISFQTRLPSGAPIYHTNVMMAVGEQFCVICDEVIPEFERRFVMKSLAKDKQVISISLDQMNQFCGNILQLETINGDKVIAMSQSAYDAFSPAQRNQLATHGKLLPFDVSTIESIGGGSVRCMLGEVFLPNRKAVL